A window of the Eschrichtius robustus isolate mEscRob2 chromosome 5, mEscRob2.pri, whole genome shotgun sequence genome harbors these coding sequences:
- the DNAJB2 gene encoding dnaJ homolog subfamily B member 2 isoform X2 — translation MASYYEILDVPRSASADDIKKAYRKKALQWHPDKNPDNKEFAEKKFKEVAEAYEVLSDKHKREIYDHYGREGLTGAGTGPCRAEAGSGGPGFTFTFRSPEEVFREFFGNGDPFAELFDDLGPFSELQNRSARHSGPFFTFSSSFPGHSDFSSSSFSFSPGAGAFRSVSTSTTFVQGRRITTRRIMENGQERVEVEEDGQLKSVTINGIPDDLALGLELSRREQQQSVTSRSGATQVRQTPVSRPPDSDLSEDDEDLQLAMAYSLSEMEAAGKKPADVF, via the exons ATGGCATCCTACTACGAGATCCTAGACGTGCCGCGAAGTGCGTCCGCTGATGACATCAAAAAGGC GTATCGGAAGAAGGCTTTACAATGGCACCCAGACAAGAACCCAGATAATAAAGAGTTTGCTGAGAAGAAGTTCAAGGAGGTGGCCGAGGCATATGAAGTGCTGTCGGACA AGCATAAGCGTGAGATCTACGACCACTATGGCCGGGAAGGGCTGACTGGGGCAG GTACTGGCCCGTGTCGGGCGGAAGCTGGCAGTGGCGGCCCTGGCTTCACCTTCACCTTCCGCAGCCCAGAGGAGGTCTTCCGGGAGTTCTTCGGGAATGGTGACCCTTTTGCAGAGCTCTTTG ACGACCTGGGCCCGTTCTCAGAGCTTCAGAACCGGAGTGCCCGACACTCGGGCCCTTTCTtcaccttctcttcctccttccctggaCACTCTG ATTTCTCCTCCTCATCTTTCTCCTTCAGTCCTGGGGCTGGTGCTTTTCGCTCTGTTTCTACATCTACCACCTTTGTCCAAGGACGCCGCATCACGACGCGCAG GATCATGGAGAACGGGCAGGAGCGGGTGGAAGTGGAGGAGGACGGGCAGCTGAAGTCTGTCACAATCAATG GTATCCCGGATGACCTGGCACTGGGCTTGGAGCTGAGCCGTCGCGAGCAGCAACAGTCTGTCACCTCCAGGTCAGGGGCCACACAGGTCCGGCAGACTCCTGTGTCGCGACCCCCTGACAGCGACCTCTCTGAGGATGACGAGGACCTGCAGCTTGCCATGGCCTACAGCCTGTCAGAGATGGAGGCAGCTGGGAAGAAACCAGCAG ATGTGTTCTGA
- the DNAJB2 gene encoding dnaJ homolog subfamily B member 2 isoform X1, giving the protein MASYYEILDVPRSASADDIKKAYRKKALQWHPDKNPDNKEFAEKKFKEVAEAYEVLSDKHKREIYDHYGREGLTGAGTGPCRAEAGSGGPGFTFTFRSPEEVFREFFGNGDPFAELFDDLGPFSELQNRSARHSGPFFTFSSSFPGHSDFSSSSFSFSPGAGAFRSVSTSTTFVQGRRITTRRIMENGQERVEVEEDGQLKSVTINGIPDDLALGLELSRREQQQSVTSRSGATQVRQTPVSRPPDSDLSEDDEDLQLAMAYSLSEMEAAGKKPAGGRGAQRRRQGQPKAQNHHPGTGETHEGARGDTAKPSPSPEEKASRCLIL; this is encoded by the exons ATGGCATCCTACTACGAGATCCTAGACGTGCCGCGAAGTGCGTCCGCTGATGACATCAAAAAGGC GTATCGGAAGAAGGCTTTACAATGGCACCCAGACAAGAACCCAGATAATAAAGAGTTTGCTGAGAAGAAGTTCAAGGAGGTGGCCGAGGCATATGAAGTGCTGTCGGACA AGCATAAGCGTGAGATCTACGACCACTATGGCCGGGAAGGGCTGACTGGGGCAG GTACTGGCCCGTGTCGGGCGGAAGCTGGCAGTGGCGGCCCTGGCTTCACCTTCACCTTCCGCAGCCCAGAGGAGGTCTTCCGGGAGTTCTTCGGGAATGGTGACCCTTTTGCAGAGCTCTTTG ACGACCTGGGCCCGTTCTCAGAGCTTCAGAACCGGAGTGCCCGACACTCGGGCCCTTTCTtcaccttctcttcctccttccctggaCACTCTG ATTTCTCCTCCTCATCTTTCTCCTTCAGTCCTGGGGCTGGTGCTTTTCGCTCTGTTTCTACATCTACCACCTTTGTCCAAGGACGCCGCATCACGACGCGCAG GATCATGGAGAACGGGCAGGAGCGGGTGGAAGTGGAGGAGGACGGGCAGCTGAAGTCTGTCACAATCAATG GTATCCCGGATGACCTGGCACTGGGCTTGGAGCTGAGCCGTCGCGAGCAGCAACAGTCTGTCACCTCCAGGTCAGGGGCCACACAGGTCCGGCAGACTCCTGTGTCGCGACCCCCTGACAGCGACCTCTCTGAGGATGACGAGGACCTGCAGCTTGCCATGGCCTACAGCCTGTCAGAGATGGAGGCAGCTGGGAAGAAACCAGCAGGTGGGCGGGGGGCACAGCGACGACGGCAGGGGCAGCCCAAGGCCCAGAACCACCATCCAGGCACGGGGGAGACCCATGAGGGTGCAAGGGGTGACACAGCCAAACCCAGCCCATCTCCGGAGGAGAAGGCCTCTCGCTGCCTCATCCTCTGA